From Primulina tabacum isolate GXHZ01 chromosome 2, ASM2559414v2, whole genome shotgun sequence, one genomic window encodes:
- the LOC142524253 gene encoding cysteine proteinase inhibitor-like, with amino-acid sequence MAATGTIRQCEGSQNSIEIEDLARFAVEEHNKKQNALLEFKNVKNVKQQVVAGTMYHITLEATDGGKKKVYEAKVWVKQWMNFKEVQEFKHVGDA; translated from the exons ATGGCGGCTACGGGAACTATTCGGCAGTGTGAAGGATCTCAGAACAGCATCGAGATCGAAGATCTCGCGCGTTTCGCCGTTGAAGAGCACAACAAGAAGCAG AACGCACTGTTGGAATTCAAGAACGTAAAGAATGTGAAGCAGCAAGTAGTTGCAGGGACCATGTACCACATAACCCTTGAGGCAACCGATGGAGGCAAGAAGAAAGTGTATGAGGCTAAGGTTTGGGTGAAGCAATGGATGAACTTCAAGGAAGTTCAAGAATTCAAGCATGTGGGTGATGCTTGA